A portion of the Hoplias malabaricus isolate fHopMal1 chromosome 1, fHopMal1.hap1, whole genome shotgun sequence genome contains these proteins:
- the ttbk2a gene encoding tau-tubulin kinase 2 isoform X1, whose translation MSGGLEQTDILSAAVFVKERWKVLKKIGGGGFGEIYEALDMLTRSSVALKVESAQQPKQVLKMEVAVLKKLQGKDHVCRFVGCGRNDRFNYVVMELQGRNLADLRRSMSHGTFTVSTTLRLGRQILDAIESIHSVGFLHRDIKPSNFAMGRFPSTCRTCYMLDFGLARQFTNSCQEVRPPRPVAGFRGTVRYASINAHKNKEMGRHDDLWSLFYMLVEFLVGQLPWRKIKDKEQVGKLKETYDHRLMLKHLPPEFSVFLDHISSLDYFTKPDYQLLMTVFENSMKTYNVVENDPYDWERTGTDGALSVNTASNTPQHHTRLTPAHMGMANASLVPGDLLKENTDEVLQDEQLSDGDNNPAPERLPDSPKLPLRNQEADVWEDVNRNRIRLTGWKQGHTEEEHSNRGSPTPLAGPSLGSPVRVRSEVTPSDKDAPLLRKLRNIHSFELEKRLTLEPKPNTDRFVEACVGKQASALAQETEAVVGGVSARPIVAVQGERVWHYDEELLSSPKPASPGSPEQGDGAASSDFVALNLSSGRQDVDSRDWVMVELQDFREAAGSSPGHEAKLTSSPSEAPEEEPEILHPIAPDKSTIPSPAQRDLLIPVVSAVLPPRVDRLELSMGPAGGLPEVTPTSPAEALAEGAITQLPTSPPSLPEEVLVRTSSPLLLRSPSPHTAPNTLSDPLQQRSPPALRRSQSADHHHPSSSSSSYHTSQPCAARSPGHRKLPAIPPGAAHANFPSVIRITRAQLQQLTAQRPSMLSSQSASDSTPQLQLLEKRKNCDALPQDIGADIHSPQEQFPPSAQAEPLTNGEKCPQAPSPVPSLKSPPHSPQSPVLMNGHSPLQKSPLCEIKNHNKDQINSPTGCPDDTDPNQSQCPMQDANRPSPPALSFSPVASRRISRIPVLEPSSLLQDIPPGSAKEKLLQKRAQHVPSSPCGSPSLSSDKRAIFAAIQRDPHSSASDRSQDEESYPGSRSDHQGEDAPSISSSSSPLSRKSKIPRPVNPVTSQEALANQFVPRPPPGKPPNRSTMDGRLRRYRFRAGSTNDSDLLNCLAQLMQASSGRSSSPRGSQPASPRLVCVSPSNTSHHHHHHHHHHHHHQRSSSASPRSCSSLQRSGSSSPSRHETRPICPGGSQSPPSCSGSPPTRRTHTRTPLHSPRAKACNREPKCSNKLSR comes from the exons ATGAGTGGAGGACTGGAGCAGACTGACATCCTCTCTGCTGCCGTGTTCGTCAAAGAACGATGGAAAGTG CTGAAGAAAATTGGTGGCGGGGGCTTTGGAGAGATCTACGAGGCACTGGACATGCTGACCCGGTCTAGTGTTGCGCTTAAGGTGGAGTCAGCCCAGCAACCGAAGCAGGTGTTGAAGATGGAGGTGGCTGTGCTGAAAAAGCTACAGG GTAAAGACCATGTGTGCCGTTTTGTTGGATGTGGTCGCAATGACCGCTTTAACTATGTTGTCATGGAGCTTCAG GGTCGTAATTTGGCGGATTTGAGGAGGAGTATGAGCCATGGGACATTCACAGTCAGTACTACTCTCAGACTAGGCCGGCAGATACTAGACGCTATCGAGAGCATCCACTCTGTTGGGTTTCTGCATCGAGATATCAAACCT TCCAACTTTGCCATGGGCCGCTTTCCCAGTACTTGTCGGACCTGCTACATGCTGGACTTTGGTTTGGCTCGGCAGTTCACTAACTCATGCCAGGAAGTCAGACCG CCTCGTCCTGTGGCTGGGTTTAGAGGAACGGTACGATATGCTTCCATCAATGCGCACAAAAATAAG GAAATGGGAAGGCATGATGACCTGTGGTCACTGTTTTACATGCTAGTGGAGTTCTTGGTTGGTCAGCTGCCTTGGAGGAAGATAAAGGACAAG GAGCAAGTAGGCAAGCTGAAAGAGACTTACGACCATCGCCTCATGCTGAAGCATTTGCCTCCAGAATTCTCTGTCTTCCTGGACCACATTAGCAGTTTAGATTACTTTACCAAACCAGACTATCAG CTTTTGATGACAGTTTTTGAAAACAGTATGAAAACCTATAATGTAGTGGAGAATGACCCATACGACTGGGAGAGAACAGGCACCGATGGCGCACTAAGTGTGAACACGGCCTCCAACACACCTCAGCACCACACACGTCTCACCCCGGCCCACATGGG AATGGCCAATGCCTCCCTGGTGCCTGGAGATCTTCTGAAGGAGAACACGGATGAAGTCTTGCAGGATGAGCAACTGAGTGATGGAGACAACAATCCTGCCCCAGAACGTCTGCCAGACTCTCCTAAGCTGCCTTTGAGGAACCAGGAAGCTGATGTGTGGGAAGATGTGAACCGCAATCGCATCCGCCTCACTGGCTGGAAG CAGGGACATACAGAGGAGGAGCACAGTAACCGGGGCAGTCCAACCCCTCTTGCTGGACCCAGCCTGGGCTCTCCTGTGCGGGTGCGCTCTGAGGTGACCCCATCAGACAAAGACGCTCCTTTGCTGAGGAAACTGCGAAACATCCACAGCTTTGAGCTGGAGAAGAGACTTACTCTAGAGCCCAAGCCAAACACAGATCGGTTTGTGGAGGCATG TGTGGGAAAGCAAGCATCTGCTTTGGCACAAGAGACAGAAGCAGTTGTGGGTGGTGTCTCAGCAAGGCCCATTGTTGCTGTTCAAGGTGAGCGAGTGTGGCACTATGATGAGGAGCTCCTCTCGTCACCTAAACCTGCATCTCCTGGCTCTCCAGAGCAAGGCGATGGTGCAGCCAGTAGTGACTTTGTAGCCCTAAACCTGAGCTCAGGCCGACAGGACGTGGACTCCCGCGATTGGGTGATGGTAGAGCTGCAGGACTTCAGAGAGGCAGCTGGCAGCAGCCCTGGACATGAAGCCAAGCTGACCAGCAGTCCCTCAGAGGCACCTGAGGAGGAGCCTGAGATACTGCATCCAATTGCTCCAGACAAGAGTACCATCCCCAGTCCTGCCCAGCGTGACCTATTGATTCCTGTGGTGTCAGCAGTGCTGCCGCCCAGAGTAGACAGGCTGGAGCTTAGCATGGGGCCTGCTGGAGGCCTGCCTGAGGTCACCCCAACCAGCCCTGCTGAAGCACTGGCTGAAGGAGCAATCACACAG CTCCCCACCTCCCCTCCGTCTCTGCCTGAAGAGGTGCTAGTCCGGACCAGCAGCCCACTGCTCCTGCGTTCCCCCAGTCCTCACACCGCCCCCAACACTCTGTCGGACCCCTTGCAGCAGCGCTCTCCACCGGCCCTGCGCCGCAGCCAGTCTGCAGACCACCACcacccttcctcctcctcttcctcgtaCCACACCTCTCAGCCGTGTGCTGCCCGCTCTCCCGGCCACAGGAAGCTGCCAGCCATCCCACCAGGCGCTGCCCACGCCAACTTCCCTTCAGTCATACGTATCACCCGTGCCCAGCTCCAGCAG ttgacagctcagcgccccTCCATGCTATCCTCCCAGTCAGCGTCTGACAGCACACCTCAATTGCAGCTGCTGGAGAAACGTAAAAATTGTGATGCTCTGCCACAGGACATCGGGGCAGATATCCATTCTCCGCAGGAGCAGTTTCCCCCTAGTGCTCAGGCTGAGCCACTGACCAATGGGGAGAAATGTCCTCAAGCGCCAAGCCCAGTGCctagcctgaagagcccaccaCACTCACCCCAAAGTCCAGTGCTGATGAATGGACACAGTCCCCTTCAGAAGAGCCCTCTGTGTGAAATCAAGAACCACAACAAGGATCAAATCAACAGCCCAACAGGCTGCCCTGATGATACTGATCCCAACCAGAGTCAGTGCCCCATGCAGGATGCAAACAGACCTTCCCCTCCTGCTCTAAGTTTCAGCCCAGTCGCTAGTCGCAGGATCAGCCGCATCCCAGTACTCGAGCCCTCTAGCCTGCTCCAGGACATACCTCCAGGCTCTGCAAAAGAGAAGCTTCTGCAGAAAAGAGCTCAGCATGTACCATCCTCACCCTGTGGCTCACCCTCACTCTCCTCAGACAAGAGGGCCATATTCGCAGCTATCCAGAGAGACCCTCATTCCTCTGCATCTGACCGCTCACAGGATGAAGAGTCTTACCCAGGCTCACGTTCAGATCATCAGGGCGAAGATGCCCCTTCCATCTCTTCCTCATCCAGCCCTTTATCACGCAAGAGTAAGATCCCCCGGCCAGTGAACCCTGTGACCTCTCAGGAGGCACTGGCCAACCAATTCGTACCTCGTCCACCCCCTGGCAAACCACCCAATCGCTCCACCATGGATGGCAG GCTGCGGCGTTACCGGTTCCGAGCTGGCAGTACCAATGACTCAGATCTGCTGAACTGTTTGGCTCAGCTGATGCAGGCAAGCTCGGGTCGCTCTTCTTCTCCTCGTGGATCACAGCCCGCCAGCCCCAGGCTGGTATGTGTCAGCCCTTCGAACActtcccaccaccaccaccatcatcatcatcatcatcatcatcaccagcGCAGCTCGAGCGCCTCCCCCCGTAGCTGCTCATCCCTGCAACGCTCCGGCAGCTCTTCGCCATCCCGCCACGAGACACGCCCCATTTGCCCAGGAGGTAGCCAATCACCACCCAGCTGCTCTGGCTCTCCCCCCACACGCCGCACACACACTCGTACTCCCCTGCACTCACCCCGAGCCAAAGCCTGTAATCGTGAGCCCAAGTGTTCCAACAAGCTGAGCAGATAG
- the ttbk2a gene encoding tau-tubulin kinase 2 isoform X3 produces MSGGLEQTDILSAAVFVKERWKVLKKIGGGGFGEIYEALDMLTRSSVALKVESAQQPKQVLKMEVAVLKKLQGKDHVCRFVGCGRNDRFNYVVMELQGRNLADLRRSMSHGTFTVSTTLRLGRQILDAIESIHSVGFLHRDIKPSNFAMGRFPSTCRTCYMLDFGLARQFTNSCQEVRPPRPVAGFRGTVRYASINAHKNKEMGRHDDLWSLFYMLVEFLVGQLPWRKIKDKEQVGKLKETYDHRLMLKHLPPEFSVFLDHISSLDYFTKPDYQLLMTVFENSMKTYNVVENDPYDWERTGTDGALSVNTASNTPQHHTRLTPAHMGMANASLVPGDLLKENTDEVLQDEQLSDGDNNPAPERLPDSPKLPLRNQEADVWEDVNRNRIRLTGWKQGHTEEEHSNRGSPTPLAGPSLGSPVRVRSEVTPSDKDAPLLRKLRNIHSFELEKRLTLEPKPNTDRFVEACVGKQASALAQETEAVVGGVSARPIVAVQGERVWHYDEELLSSPKPASPGSPEQGDGAASSDFVALNLSSGRQDVDSRDWVMVELQDFREAAGSSPGHEAKLTSSPSEAPEEEPEILHPIAPDKSTIPSPAQRDLLIPVVSAVLPPRVDRLELSMGPAGGLPEVTPTSPAEALAEGAITQLTAQRPSMLSSQSASDSTPQLQLLEKRKNCDALPQDIGADIHSPQEQFPPSAQAEPLTNGEKCPQAPSPVPSLKSPPHSPQSPVLMNGHSPLQKSPLCEIKNHNKDQINSPTGCPDDTDPNQSQCPMQDANRPSPPALSFSPVASRRISRIPVLEPSSLLQDIPPGSAKEKLLQKRAQHVPSSPCGSPSLSSDKRAIFAAIQRDPHSSASDRSQDEESYPGSRSDHQGEDAPSISSSSSPLSRKSKIPRPVNPVTSQEALANQFVPRPPPGKPPNRSTMDGRLRRYRFRAGSTNDSDLLNCLAQLMQASSGRSSSPRGSQPASPRLVCVSPSNTSHHHHHHHHHHHHHQRSSSASPRSCSSLQRSGSSSPSRHETRPICPGGSQSPPSCSGSPPTRRTHTRTPLHSPRAKACNREPKCSNKLSR; encoded by the exons ATGAGTGGAGGACTGGAGCAGACTGACATCCTCTCTGCTGCCGTGTTCGTCAAAGAACGATGGAAAGTG CTGAAGAAAATTGGTGGCGGGGGCTTTGGAGAGATCTACGAGGCACTGGACATGCTGACCCGGTCTAGTGTTGCGCTTAAGGTGGAGTCAGCCCAGCAACCGAAGCAGGTGTTGAAGATGGAGGTGGCTGTGCTGAAAAAGCTACAGG GTAAAGACCATGTGTGCCGTTTTGTTGGATGTGGTCGCAATGACCGCTTTAACTATGTTGTCATGGAGCTTCAG GGTCGTAATTTGGCGGATTTGAGGAGGAGTATGAGCCATGGGACATTCACAGTCAGTACTACTCTCAGACTAGGCCGGCAGATACTAGACGCTATCGAGAGCATCCACTCTGTTGGGTTTCTGCATCGAGATATCAAACCT TCCAACTTTGCCATGGGCCGCTTTCCCAGTACTTGTCGGACCTGCTACATGCTGGACTTTGGTTTGGCTCGGCAGTTCACTAACTCATGCCAGGAAGTCAGACCG CCTCGTCCTGTGGCTGGGTTTAGAGGAACGGTACGATATGCTTCCATCAATGCGCACAAAAATAAG GAAATGGGAAGGCATGATGACCTGTGGTCACTGTTTTACATGCTAGTGGAGTTCTTGGTTGGTCAGCTGCCTTGGAGGAAGATAAAGGACAAG GAGCAAGTAGGCAAGCTGAAAGAGACTTACGACCATCGCCTCATGCTGAAGCATTTGCCTCCAGAATTCTCTGTCTTCCTGGACCACATTAGCAGTTTAGATTACTTTACCAAACCAGACTATCAG CTTTTGATGACAGTTTTTGAAAACAGTATGAAAACCTATAATGTAGTGGAGAATGACCCATACGACTGGGAGAGAACAGGCACCGATGGCGCACTAAGTGTGAACACGGCCTCCAACACACCTCAGCACCACACACGTCTCACCCCGGCCCACATGGG AATGGCCAATGCCTCCCTGGTGCCTGGAGATCTTCTGAAGGAGAACACGGATGAAGTCTTGCAGGATGAGCAACTGAGTGATGGAGACAACAATCCTGCCCCAGAACGTCTGCCAGACTCTCCTAAGCTGCCTTTGAGGAACCAGGAAGCTGATGTGTGGGAAGATGTGAACCGCAATCGCATCCGCCTCACTGGCTGGAAG CAGGGACATACAGAGGAGGAGCACAGTAACCGGGGCAGTCCAACCCCTCTTGCTGGACCCAGCCTGGGCTCTCCTGTGCGGGTGCGCTCTGAGGTGACCCCATCAGACAAAGACGCTCCTTTGCTGAGGAAACTGCGAAACATCCACAGCTTTGAGCTGGAGAAGAGACTTACTCTAGAGCCCAAGCCAAACACAGATCGGTTTGTGGAGGCATG TGTGGGAAAGCAAGCATCTGCTTTGGCACAAGAGACAGAAGCAGTTGTGGGTGGTGTCTCAGCAAGGCCCATTGTTGCTGTTCAAGGTGAGCGAGTGTGGCACTATGATGAGGAGCTCCTCTCGTCACCTAAACCTGCATCTCCTGGCTCTCCAGAGCAAGGCGATGGTGCAGCCAGTAGTGACTTTGTAGCCCTAAACCTGAGCTCAGGCCGACAGGACGTGGACTCCCGCGATTGGGTGATGGTAGAGCTGCAGGACTTCAGAGAGGCAGCTGGCAGCAGCCCTGGACATGAAGCCAAGCTGACCAGCAGTCCCTCAGAGGCACCTGAGGAGGAGCCTGAGATACTGCATCCAATTGCTCCAGACAAGAGTACCATCCCCAGTCCTGCCCAGCGTGACCTATTGATTCCTGTGGTGTCAGCAGTGCTGCCGCCCAGAGTAGACAGGCTGGAGCTTAGCATGGGGCCTGCTGGAGGCCTGCCTGAGGTCACCCCAACCAGCCCTGCTGAAGCACTGGCTGAAGGAGCAATCACACAG ttgacagctcagcgccccTCCATGCTATCCTCCCAGTCAGCGTCTGACAGCACACCTCAATTGCAGCTGCTGGAGAAACGTAAAAATTGTGATGCTCTGCCACAGGACATCGGGGCAGATATCCATTCTCCGCAGGAGCAGTTTCCCCCTAGTGCTCAGGCTGAGCCACTGACCAATGGGGAGAAATGTCCTCAAGCGCCAAGCCCAGTGCctagcctgaagagcccaccaCACTCACCCCAAAGTCCAGTGCTGATGAATGGACACAGTCCCCTTCAGAAGAGCCCTCTGTGTGAAATCAAGAACCACAACAAGGATCAAATCAACAGCCCAACAGGCTGCCCTGATGATACTGATCCCAACCAGAGTCAGTGCCCCATGCAGGATGCAAACAGACCTTCCCCTCCTGCTCTAAGTTTCAGCCCAGTCGCTAGTCGCAGGATCAGCCGCATCCCAGTACTCGAGCCCTCTAGCCTGCTCCAGGACATACCTCCAGGCTCTGCAAAAGAGAAGCTTCTGCAGAAAAGAGCTCAGCATGTACCATCCTCACCCTGTGGCTCACCCTCACTCTCCTCAGACAAGAGGGCCATATTCGCAGCTATCCAGAGAGACCCTCATTCCTCTGCATCTGACCGCTCACAGGATGAAGAGTCTTACCCAGGCTCACGTTCAGATCATCAGGGCGAAGATGCCCCTTCCATCTCTTCCTCATCCAGCCCTTTATCACGCAAGAGTAAGATCCCCCGGCCAGTGAACCCTGTGACCTCTCAGGAGGCACTGGCCAACCAATTCGTACCTCGTCCACCCCCTGGCAAACCACCCAATCGCTCCACCATGGATGGCAG GCTGCGGCGTTACCGGTTCCGAGCTGGCAGTACCAATGACTCAGATCTGCTGAACTGTTTGGCTCAGCTGATGCAGGCAAGCTCGGGTCGCTCTTCTTCTCCTCGTGGATCACAGCCCGCCAGCCCCAGGCTGGTATGTGTCAGCCCTTCGAACActtcccaccaccaccaccatcatcatcatcatcatcatcatcaccagcGCAGCTCGAGCGCCTCCCCCCGTAGCTGCTCATCCCTGCAACGCTCCGGCAGCTCTTCGCCATCCCGCCACGAGACACGCCCCATTTGCCCAGGAGGTAGCCAATCACCACCCAGCTGCTCTGGCTCTCCCCCCACACGCCGCACACACACTCGTACTCCCCTGCACTCACCCCGAGCCAAAGCCTGTAATCGTGAGCCCAAGTGTTCCAACAAGCTGAGCAGATAG
- the ttbk2a gene encoding tau-tubulin kinase 2 isoform X2, with product MSGGLEQTDILSAAVFVKERWKVLKKIGGGGFGEIYEALDMLTRSSVALKVESAQQPKQVLKMEVAVLKKLQGKDHVCRFVGCGRNDRFNYVVMELQGRNLADLRRSMSHGTFTVSTTLRLGRQILDAIESIHSVGFLHRDIKPSNFAMGRFPSTCRTCYMLDFGLARQFTNSCQEVRPPRPVAGFRGTVRYASINAHKNKEMGRHDDLWSLFYMLVEFLVGQLPWRKIKDKEQVGKLKETYDHRLMLKHLPPEFSVFLDHISSLDYFTKPDYQLLMTVFENSMKTYNVVENDPYDWERTGTDGALSVNTASNTPQHHTRLTPAHMGMANASLVPGDLLKENTDEVLQDEQLSDGDNNPAPERLPDSPKLPLRNQEADVWEDVNRNRIRLTGWKGHTEEEHSNRGSPTPLAGPSLGSPVRVRSEVTPSDKDAPLLRKLRNIHSFELEKRLTLEPKPNTDRFVEACVGKQASALAQETEAVVGGVSARPIVAVQGERVWHYDEELLSSPKPASPGSPEQGDGAASSDFVALNLSSGRQDVDSRDWVMVELQDFREAAGSSPGHEAKLTSSPSEAPEEEPEILHPIAPDKSTIPSPAQRDLLIPVVSAVLPPRVDRLELSMGPAGGLPEVTPTSPAEALAEGAITQLPTSPPSLPEEVLVRTSSPLLLRSPSPHTAPNTLSDPLQQRSPPALRRSQSADHHHPSSSSSSYHTSQPCAARSPGHRKLPAIPPGAAHANFPSVIRITRAQLQQLTAQRPSMLSSQSASDSTPQLQLLEKRKNCDALPQDIGADIHSPQEQFPPSAQAEPLTNGEKCPQAPSPVPSLKSPPHSPQSPVLMNGHSPLQKSPLCEIKNHNKDQINSPTGCPDDTDPNQSQCPMQDANRPSPPALSFSPVASRRISRIPVLEPSSLLQDIPPGSAKEKLLQKRAQHVPSSPCGSPSLSSDKRAIFAAIQRDPHSSASDRSQDEESYPGSRSDHQGEDAPSISSSSSPLSRKSKIPRPVNPVTSQEALANQFVPRPPPGKPPNRSTMDGRLRRYRFRAGSTNDSDLLNCLAQLMQASSGRSSSPRGSQPASPRLVCVSPSNTSHHHHHHHHHHHHHQRSSSASPRSCSSLQRSGSSSPSRHETRPICPGGSQSPPSCSGSPPTRRTHTRTPLHSPRAKACNREPKCSNKLSR from the exons ATGAGTGGAGGACTGGAGCAGACTGACATCCTCTCTGCTGCCGTGTTCGTCAAAGAACGATGGAAAGTG CTGAAGAAAATTGGTGGCGGGGGCTTTGGAGAGATCTACGAGGCACTGGACATGCTGACCCGGTCTAGTGTTGCGCTTAAGGTGGAGTCAGCCCAGCAACCGAAGCAGGTGTTGAAGATGGAGGTGGCTGTGCTGAAAAAGCTACAGG GTAAAGACCATGTGTGCCGTTTTGTTGGATGTGGTCGCAATGACCGCTTTAACTATGTTGTCATGGAGCTTCAG GGTCGTAATTTGGCGGATTTGAGGAGGAGTATGAGCCATGGGACATTCACAGTCAGTACTACTCTCAGACTAGGCCGGCAGATACTAGACGCTATCGAGAGCATCCACTCTGTTGGGTTTCTGCATCGAGATATCAAACCT TCCAACTTTGCCATGGGCCGCTTTCCCAGTACTTGTCGGACCTGCTACATGCTGGACTTTGGTTTGGCTCGGCAGTTCACTAACTCATGCCAGGAAGTCAGACCG CCTCGTCCTGTGGCTGGGTTTAGAGGAACGGTACGATATGCTTCCATCAATGCGCACAAAAATAAG GAAATGGGAAGGCATGATGACCTGTGGTCACTGTTTTACATGCTAGTGGAGTTCTTGGTTGGTCAGCTGCCTTGGAGGAAGATAAAGGACAAG GAGCAAGTAGGCAAGCTGAAAGAGACTTACGACCATCGCCTCATGCTGAAGCATTTGCCTCCAGAATTCTCTGTCTTCCTGGACCACATTAGCAGTTTAGATTACTTTACCAAACCAGACTATCAG CTTTTGATGACAGTTTTTGAAAACAGTATGAAAACCTATAATGTAGTGGAGAATGACCCATACGACTGGGAGAGAACAGGCACCGATGGCGCACTAAGTGTGAACACGGCCTCCAACACACCTCAGCACCACACACGTCTCACCCCGGCCCACATGGG AATGGCCAATGCCTCCCTGGTGCCTGGAGATCTTCTGAAGGAGAACACGGATGAAGTCTTGCAGGATGAGCAACTGAGTGATGGAGACAACAATCCTGCCCCAGAACGTCTGCCAGACTCTCCTAAGCTGCCTTTGAGGAACCAGGAAGCTGATGTGTGGGAAGATGTGAACCGCAATCGCATCCGCCTCACTGGCTGGAAG GGACATACAGAGGAGGAGCACAGTAACCGGGGCAGTCCAACCCCTCTTGCTGGACCCAGCCTGGGCTCTCCTGTGCGGGTGCGCTCTGAGGTGACCCCATCAGACAAAGACGCTCCTTTGCTGAGGAAACTGCGAAACATCCACAGCTTTGAGCTGGAGAAGAGACTTACTCTAGAGCCCAAGCCAAACACAGATCGGTTTGTGGAGGCATG TGTGGGAAAGCAAGCATCTGCTTTGGCACAAGAGACAGAAGCAGTTGTGGGTGGTGTCTCAGCAAGGCCCATTGTTGCTGTTCAAGGTGAGCGAGTGTGGCACTATGATGAGGAGCTCCTCTCGTCACCTAAACCTGCATCTCCTGGCTCTCCAGAGCAAGGCGATGGTGCAGCCAGTAGTGACTTTGTAGCCCTAAACCTGAGCTCAGGCCGACAGGACGTGGACTCCCGCGATTGGGTGATGGTAGAGCTGCAGGACTTCAGAGAGGCAGCTGGCAGCAGCCCTGGACATGAAGCCAAGCTGACCAGCAGTCCCTCAGAGGCACCTGAGGAGGAGCCTGAGATACTGCATCCAATTGCTCCAGACAAGAGTACCATCCCCAGTCCTGCCCAGCGTGACCTATTGATTCCTGTGGTGTCAGCAGTGCTGCCGCCCAGAGTAGACAGGCTGGAGCTTAGCATGGGGCCTGCTGGAGGCCTGCCTGAGGTCACCCCAACCAGCCCTGCTGAAGCACTGGCTGAAGGAGCAATCACACAG CTCCCCACCTCCCCTCCGTCTCTGCCTGAAGAGGTGCTAGTCCGGACCAGCAGCCCACTGCTCCTGCGTTCCCCCAGTCCTCACACCGCCCCCAACACTCTGTCGGACCCCTTGCAGCAGCGCTCTCCACCGGCCCTGCGCCGCAGCCAGTCTGCAGACCACCACcacccttcctcctcctcttcctcgtaCCACACCTCTCAGCCGTGTGCTGCCCGCTCTCCCGGCCACAGGAAGCTGCCAGCCATCCCACCAGGCGCTGCCCACGCCAACTTCCCTTCAGTCATACGTATCACCCGTGCCCAGCTCCAGCAG ttgacagctcagcgccccTCCATGCTATCCTCCCAGTCAGCGTCTGACAGCACACCTCAATTGCAGCTGCTGGAGAAACGTAAAAATTGTGATGCTCTGCCACAGGACATCGGGGCAGATATCCATTCTCCGCAGGAGCAGTTTCCCCCTAGTGCTCAGGCTGAGCCACTGACCAATGGGGAGAAATGTCCTCAAGCGCCAAGCCCAGTGCctagcctgaagagcccaccaCACTCACCCCAAAGTCCAGTGCTGATGAATGGACACAGTCCCCTTCAGAAGAGCCCTCTGTGTGAAATCAAGAACCACAACAAGGATCAAATCAACAGCCCAACAGGCTGCCCTGATGATACTGATCCCAACCAGAGTCAGTGCCCCATGCAGGATGCAAACAGACCTTCCCCTCCTGCTCTAAGTTTCAGCCCAGTCGCTAGTCGCAGGATCAGCCGCATCCCAGTACTCGAGCCCTCTAGCCTGCTCCAGGACATACCTCCAGGCTCTGCAAAAGAGAAGCTTCTGCAGAAAAGAGCTCAGCATGTACCATCCTCACCCTGTGGCTCACCCTCACTCTCCTCAGACAAGAGGGCCATATTCGCAGCTATCCAGAGAGACCCTCATTCCTCTGCATCTGACCGCTCACAGGATGAAGAGTCTTACCCAGGCTCACGTTCAGATCATCAGGGCGAAGATGCCCCTTCCATCTCTTCCTCATCCAGCCCTTTATCACGCAAGAGTAAGATCCCCCGGCCAGTGAACCCTGTGACCTCTCAGGAGGCACTGGCCAACCAATTCGTACCTCGTCCACCCCCTGGCAAACCACCCAATCGCTCCACCATGGATGGCAG GCTGCGGCGTTACCGGTTCCGAGCTGGCAGTACCAATGACTCAGATCTGCTGAACTGTTTGGCTCAGCTGATGCAGGCAAGCTCGGGTCGCTCTTCTTCTCCTCGTGGATCACAGCCCGCCAGCCCCAGGCTGGTATGTGTCAGCCCTTCGAACActtcccaccaccaccaccatcatcatcatcatcatcatcatcaccagcGCAGCTCGAGCGCCTCCCCCCGTAGCTGCTCATCCCTGCAACGCTCCGGCAGCTCTTCGCCATCCCGCCACGAGACACGCCCCATTTGCCCAGGAGGTAGCCAATCACCACCCAGCTGCTCTGGCTCTCCCCCCACACGCCGCACACACACTCGTACTCCCCTGCACTCACCCCGAGCCAAAGCCTGTAATCGTGAGCCCAAGTGTTCCAACAAGCTGAGCAGATAG